The following are from one region of the Methanospirillum hungatei genome:
- the ruvA gene encoding Holliday junction branch migration protein RuvA produces MIARIRGPVLNKQDGFVIVEAGGLGYKIRIPESNLIHIELQKETILYTELIVRQDQISLYGFQTPEEVELFRLLISVSHIGPQTGLALLSKFSVQEICDAISCKKPDKLSQVQGLGKKGAERIILELQNKVPEFIKTTSHSTLSSCIQDTILALQSLGYTHEESIAAIEKIQGNNSNMNSSEQVKEALKHLRKK; encoded by the coding sequence ATGATTGCACGTATACGTGGACCGGTTCTCAATAAACAAGATGGATTTGTAATTGTTGAAGCTGGAGGACTTGGATATAAAATCAGAATTCCAGAATCTAATCTGATACATATTGAATTACAGAAAGAAACCATTCTTTATACTGAATTGATTGTCAGACAGGATCAAATTTCATTGTATGGATTTCAAACACCTGAAGAAGTTGAATTGTTTAGGCTATTGATATCTGTTTCTCATATAGGACCACAGACAGGACTTGCATTATTAAGTAAATTTTCAGTCCAGGAAATCTGTGATGCGATCTCTTGTAAAAAACCAGATAAACTTTCACAAGTTCAGGGTCTTGGGAAAAAGGGTGCAGAACGTATTATTCTGGAGCTTCAAAATAAAGTTCCGGAATTTATCAAAACAACAAGTCATTCAACTCTCTCATCATGTATCCAGGATACTATTCTTGCACTGCAGTCATTAGGATACACCCATGAGGAAAGTATTGCTGCCATTGAAAAGATTCAAGGTAATAATTCCAATATGAATTCTTCAGAACAGGTAAAAGAAGCGCTCAAACATCTTCGGAAAAAGTAA
- the ruvC gene encoding crossover junction endodeoxyribonuclease RuvC: MTTGFEPILGIDPGFARCGYGLIGKEKNYPIAHTWGCIQTTPKTGDTSIRLLTIFEGIDDLIETYKPSCLSCEKLFFSRNTTTAMQVSEARGVILLAAAKNHIPVYEYTPNQVKLAITGSGKADKKQIQMMIARLLRLSEIPQPDDAADGLSLALCHMNWMRTYR; this comes from the coding sequence TTGACGACTGGATTTGAACCGATACTGGGTATAGATCCTGGTTTTGCCAGATGTGGATATGGGCTTATCGGAAAAGAAAAAAATTACCCGATAGCACATACCTGGGGATGTATTCAGACAACCCCAAAGACTGGAGATACCTCTATTCGGCTTTTGACAATATTTGAGGGCATTGATGATCTTATCGAAACATATAAACCCTCATGTCTCTCCTGTGAAAAATTATTTTTTTCCAGAAACACAACAACGGCAATGCAGGTGAGTGAAGCACGGGGAGTTATTCTTCTTGCTGCAGCAAAAAATCACATACCGGTGTATGAATATACTCCAAATCAGGTAAAGCTTGCAATAACTGGATCAGGGAAAGCAGATAAAAAACAGATTCAAATGATGATTGCAAGGTTGCTCCGATTATCTGAAATACCACAACCTGATGATGCTGCTGATGGATTATCTTTGGCCTTATGCCACATGAACTGGATGAGAACGTATAGATGA